Proteins from one Triticum aestivum cultivar Chinese Spring chromosome 7A, IWGSC CS RefSeq v2.1, whole genome shotgun sequence genomic window:
- the LOC123153333 gene encoding alpha/beta hydrolase domain-containing protein 17B-like — translation MGFERWDELPPFGSRCAISAARYDYSGYGRSSGKASEANTFADIESAYKCLVEVYGTREEDIVLYGQSVGSGPTVDLAAHLHHIRAVVLHSPILSGLRVMYSVKKTYWFDIYKNIEKIPLVKCPVLVIHGTSDDVVDFSHGKRIWELGQQKYEPLWIEGGDHCNLETFPVYIRHLKKFLSAVEKLPAGKEAAPENSAALSEAHLMTSQRLEPSRKSSRHEQPPRLSTECVDKHRRSTDVREKARSITHERSRRSVDTFDRTRDENERTDKPRKSIDRLGEMIRSMGLCNVDCFKEPSRKTEAC, via the exons ATGGGGTTCGAGCGTTGGGACGAGCTGCCCCcatttggcagccggtgcgcgatatccgcggctag GTATGATTATTCTGGTTATGGACGGTCATCAGGCAAG GCAAGCGAAGCTAATACATTTGCTGACATAGAGTCTGCATATAAATGCCTTGTGGAGGTTTATGGGACTAGGGAAGAAGACATTGTTCTTTATGGTCAATCTGTCGGTAGTGGCCCCACTGTTGATTTAGCTGCTCACTTGCATCACATAAGAGCAGTTGTTCTGCATAGTCCCATACTTTCTGGCCTACGTGTCATGTATTCTGTGAAGAAAACATACTGGTTTGACATATATAAG AACATCGAGAAAATTCCCCTTGTTAAATGCCCTGTTCTGGTGATTCAT GGTACAAGTGACGATGTTGTTGATTTTTCCCATGGAAAGCGGATATGGGAGCTGGGCCAACAGAAGTATGAGCCTCTGTGGATCGAGGGAGGCGACCACTGTAACTTGGAGACCTTCCCAGTGTACATAAGGCATCTGAAGAAGTTTCTGTCAGCTGTAGAGAAGTTGCCTGCTGGAAAAGAAGCAGCACCTGAGA ATAGCGCCGCTCTTTCTGAGGCGCATTTGATGACCTCGCAGAGGTTAGAGCCATCGAGGAAGAGCTCAAGGCATGAGCAGCCTCCTAGGCTGAGCACTGAATGTGTAGATAAACACCGTCGAAGTACAGACGTCAGGGAAAAGGCAAGGTCCATCACACATGAGAGATCAAGGAGAAGTGTCGATACATTTGACAGGACAAGAGATGAAAATGAACGGACAGACAAACCAAGGAAAAGCATTGACAG GCTTGGCGAGATGATTAGATCAATGGGCCTCTGCAATGTTGATTGCTTCAAAGAGCCTTCTCGAAAAACCGAGGCTTGCTGA